A section of the bacterium genome encodes:
- a CDS encoding chemotaxis protein CheW — translation KINGQRVGFAVDHIIGKQQIVIKTLGNMYRDVEGLSGATILGDGTVALILDVQRLVEKVLETKNKKLAFSCFENEE, via the coding sequence CTAAAATCAACGGGCAGCGAGTGGGCTTTGCTGTTGACCATATCATCGGCAAACAACAGATTGTAATCAAAACATTGGGCAATATGTACCGGGATGTAGAGGGATTATCAGGAGCAACTATTCTCGGGGATGGCACAGTCGCACTAATTTTAGATGTTCAACGGCTGGTGGAAAAGGTATTAGAAACAAAAAATAAAAAACTGGCGTTTTCATGTTTTGAAAATGAGGAATAA
- a CDS encoding chemotaxis protein CheR has translation MAFTYFFRDLHTLELGVKNMAPLVAGRSNVKIWDAGCAMGPEPYTLAILFAENMGRFAFKNLQIYATDIDGSNLFEKIIIDGVYPWEELKRIPKDLFEKYFKPNGKAGHYQIDHLIKDRVQYQRHDLLTLEPVGENFSMIVCKNVLLHLKYEERIKVIKMFHNTLTPGGFFITEQTQRLPKEAVHLFTRVTSDAQLFRKV, from the coding sequence ATGGCATTTACATATTTTTTTAGAGATTTACATACACTTGAGCTGGGAGTAAAAAATATGGCCCCATTGGTGGCTGGGCGCAGTAATGTAAAAATTTGGGATGCCGGCTGTGCAATGGGACCGGAGCCTTATACTCTCGCTATCCTTTTTGCCGAAAACATGGGGAGATTTGCTTTTAAAAACCTTCAGATTTATGCAACAGATATTGATGGAAGCAACCTTTTTGAAAAAATAATTATCGATGGTGTCTATCCATGGGAGGAGCTTAAGCGGATACCAAAAGATTTGTTTGAAAAATATTTTAAACCAAATGGAAAAGCAGGACACTATCAGATTGATCATTTAATTAAAGACCGTGTTCAGTACCAAAGGCATGATTTGCTAACATTAGAACCGGTTGGTGAAAATTTCAGTATGATTGTTTGTAAAAATGTTTTACTTCATTTGAAATACGAAGAGCGGATTAAAGTTATCAAAATGTTTCATAATACACTGACTCCGGGAGGCTTTTTTATCACAGAACAGACACAGAGACTTCCCAAAGAAGCAGTTCATCTTTTTACACGGGTAACATCTGACGCTCAGTTATTCCGAAAGGTATAA